The Culex quinquefasciatus strain JHB chromosome 2, VPISU_Cqui_1.0_pri_paternal, whole genome shotgun sequence genome contains the following window.
CATAGCTGCAGTCAGCCGCGGGAACCCCGGAACTACTCCTGCGGTCTTTCATTGAAGATCGTGACGAAGATTCATTCGTGTATTTGGCTGGCCATAAGGTGACTTCCGGCGATGGGGCTTCCGGGAAGAATCCGACCTCGGTCGAGATGTTTCGGTGTGCGAACGATGTCGGCTCAAACTCTGCTGTCCTTGCTGAGCATTCCCATATCCGGGTCA
Protein-coding sequences here:
- the LOC119767666 gene encoding uncharacterized protein LOC119767666 gives rise to the protein MRSVLGSRIQKQRATKRARRMVRVRCRLQLTRIWECSARTAEFEPTSFAHRNISTEVGFFPEAPSPEVTLWPAKYTNESSSRSSMKDRRSSSGVPAADCSYDVKDRTG